GGACGAGCACACCGGCGAGACGAGCATGCCCAACGTGTTTGCCGGGGGCGACATCGTCACCGGCGCTGCCACAGTCATCCTGGCCATGGGGGCCGGGCGCCTGGCAGCCAAGGAGATAGCGCGTCGGCTGGGCTGCTGATGTCTGCCGCGCCGGGCGGGCTCAGTCCGCCCGGCGCTTTTCCGGTATGGGTTTGCCCGTCGCCCGGCGAATGCCAGGGCAGGGGGGCTTGCGGCAGGGCTGCGTGGTTCCGGCTGCGGCGTATCAACCGCATACGCACCACGCCAGCGTGAGGGAAGGCTGAGGGGGGGGGGCTGTCCAGCGCGTTTCCGATGGGGATGTTGCGCTTCGTCCTTGGATGTTGGCACATTCGAGCGTTCCGGTGCGGCAGACGCTCTGGTTTGATGTTGCCCGCCCTGCCGTGGGCTGGCCGGTCACGCTTCGCCTCCGGGGCTCCACATCTCGGCGTACAGCCCCCCCTTGCCAAGGAGATATTGGGGTGAGCCGCGTTCCACTTCCCGCCCGTTGTCCAGGACGACCACAAGGTCGAAGTCGCTCAGCGTCGAAAGCCTGTGCGCGACAGCAATAACCATGCGTCCCGCGAACATTCCGGGAGCATGTTCATTCGGGCCGGGAGCATGTTCATTCGGGCCGGGAGCATGTTCATTCCGGGAATTGGCTTCGGACGCATCGCGTGCCTTGCCCTGCGGAGAGCCGAACCCGGTTGAGAGGTTGCGCTTGATGCGCTGTTCGGTCAGCGAATCCACGGCGGATGTCGCCTCGTCCAGGATCAGCACCGCCGGGTCGCGCAGCAGGGCGCGGGCCAGGGCGATGCGCTGGCGTTGCCCGCCGGACAGTTTCAGCCCCCGTTCGCCGATGAAGGTGGCGTAGCCGTCGGGCAATTCGGCGATGAAGTCGTGCGCGTCGGCCATGCGCGCAGCCTCGCGCACCGCCGCGTCGTCGGCATGCGGCGCGCCAAGGCGGATGTTTTCTTCCACCGTGCCGTGGAAGATGAACGGGTCCTGCGGCACGTAGCCGATGTGCGACCGGTACGAGGCCAGGGTCCAGTGCGCCAGCGGGCGACCGTTGACCAGCACCTCGCCGCGTTTGGGATCGTGCAGCCGCAGCAGCAGGCGCACCAGGGTGCTCTTGCCTGCGCCCGACGGCCCCACGATGCCCACCGACATGCCCTCGGTTACCGTCAGGTCCATGCCGTGCAGGGCGTCCCTTGCGCCATCGCGCCCTCCATCGCGCCCGTTACCGTGATCCTCTCCGTAGCCGTAGCCCGCACCGCGCAGTTCGATGCGCCGGGGCGGCTCGCGCAGGTCCTCGGCATCCGGCGCGTCCACCACCGTGGGGCGGGCCAGCAGCAGTTCGTCGATGCGCGTCAGGGCGGCGCGGGCCTGCTGCACCTGGTTGGCCACCATGCCCGCCGCAAAGATGGGCAGCACCAGGCGCATGCCCATGAACACGAAGGTGGTGTAGGCGCCCACGCTGGGGCCGTCGCCCTGGGCGGCCAGCCACCCGCCCCCGCCGATGAGCAGCGCGAAGGACAGCCCCGCCGCGATGAAGATGGCCGGGATGAACCGGGCCCGTGTGCGCGCGGCGGCAATGCCCGCATCGCGATATTCGGCGGACCGGGCGCGCAGCCGCTCCATCTCGTGGTCCTGGGCGTTGGCGGCCTGCAATTCGGCCACCCCGTGCAGGCTGTTTTCCAGCACCCCGGCAAAGCTCCCCGCCGCCTTGCGGGCATGCAGGTACTGGGGCCGGATGCGCCGGGCAAAGTGCACCATCAGCCACGCCACGCCGGGCACGGGCACCAGCAGCAGCATGGCCAGCCGCCAGTCCAGCCAGAGCATCCACCCATAGGTGCCACAGACCATCATGCCCACGCGCACCGCGCCGGGCAGGGTGTCGGACACCACGGCCTCCAGGGTATCCACGTCGCCGGACACCACGTTCATCAGGTCGCCCTTGCGGCGGCTTGCGTAGAATCCGGCGTCCAGCCGCAGCAGGTGGCCGTACAGGGCCATGCGCAGTGCATGGCGCAGCCGCTGGGCCACGTCGGCCAGCATGTAGTCGCTGCCACACTGGAAGGCGGCAAGCCCGCTGAAGGCCCCCAGCACCAGCATGCCGTACAGCAGGTAGGTTTCGGGCGCGGTCTGCCCCCTGGTGACGGCGTCCACCACCACGCCCAGCAGGGCCATGGGAATGAGGTCGCACAGCCGGGCCAGCAGGCTTCCCGCAAGGCCCAGGGCAAAGCGGGCGCGCAGGGGGCGCAGCAGCGCGGCAATCAGGTGCCGCCCCGTGGGGGGGGAGGGCGGTGCGGCGGAGAAGGGAGCCGATTCGGCTCCGGCGGTCGCGGGAATGGGGGCGGCGGGCCCCGGTACGGTGGCGTTCAAGGGGTGCATCCGGAAGGGTTTTACGATACAGGGGCGAAACGCGCACGACGGCGCGGACAACACTACACGCAAGGGGCCGACATGTCGGCAGAGCATACCCCGCCGCTGTCCAACACGCTTGAAGATTATCTGGTCACCATTTTTCATCTGGAGATGGAACGCGGCGCGGCACGCTCGCGCGACATCGCCGATGCCCAGGGGGTTTCGCGCTCCACGGTGACCAGCGCACTGAAGGCCCTGGCCTCGCGCGGACTCATCGAGTACCAGCCGTACAGCCTGGTGCGGCTGACCCCGCAGGGCGAGCCGCTGGCGCGCGAAATCGCCCACCGCAACATGATCCTGCGCCGCCTGTTCGGCGACGTGCTGCAACTGGATCGGCAACTGGCCGAGGCCACCGCCTGTCGCGTGGAGCACGCCGTGGATGCGCAGGTCATCAAGCGGCTTGGGCAGTTCCTATTGTACCTCGAACGCACCGGGCTGCAACTGGACCGCTGGCGCGAGGACTACGCGGCCTTCATGCAACGCCAGCCCCACCCCGGACCGGAGACCCAGGCAGACCCCCCGCCGTCGCCGGGGCCGCGCGTCCGCTCCACCAGGGGGACCCCGGAAGACAAGCCCGACAAGGCGTGACGCACCGCCCGCAGGGACCGTCCCACGCGTCGGCCCCGCCTGTCCCTGCCCCAGTCTGTCCCCCCCACCCGCAGATCATACGCCGCGAACACAGCGCCCGGAACATGTCCGGGCGCTGTGCGTTCCGGCGCGACTCCATCCGGCGGCGCCTTTGGCGGTTCGGCTCAGTGCAGTTCGTAGCGCACCGGCACCCGCACCCGCACTTCGCCAGGCAGGGTGATTCCGGGCACCCGCATGCCCTGCATGCGGGCAAAGGCCCGTTCCGTGGTCTTGTCCAGCAGGCTGTACGCGCTGCCTTCGGCCAGGCCGAAATTGCCGATGACGCCGTCGCCCCGCAGGGTGACTTCCATGAGCACCGTGCCCTGGTACCCCGCGCGGCGCGCGGCGCGCGGATATTCCTTGTGCCGTTCCACCAGTTCGGCCAGCGCGGCCAACACCCGCTGCATGGGCGTTGCCTCCGGCATGTCCACGCCGCGCGAATGGCCGGGGGCGGGCGTGCCGCGCACGGCTCCGGCCTGTGCCGTGGCGGGTGCGGACAGGGATGCCTGGTCCGGGGCCGGGGCCACATCCTGCGCCTCGTCCACTGCCATGGCCGGGGCTGTCACGGGGCGCGGAGCCACCCGTTCCGGGCGGGGGCGGGGTGCGGGACGCGGGGGCGTCACCTCGCGCCGGGGTCTGGGTTCCGCCGGGGCGGGCACGGCAGGCGCCGGGGCCATGGGTTCCGGCATGGTTGCCGCCGCCGGTGGTGGGGCAGGTTCCGGTCGTAGTTCCAGGGCCATCACCCCGGCGGGCAGGGGGGGCAATGTCGGGCGGGTGGCCAGCCCCTGGGTAAGCAGCAGGCCCAGCAGTACCCCGGCATGCAGGGCCAGCGTGCCCACCGAGGCGGCCCGGCCGCTGGCCCTCCAGCGGGTGTCACCGCGCGGGTTTCGTGGTGATGGAGACATTGCTCCTCCTTGCCAGTTTGGCCTCGTCCAGTACCTTCACGAACGGCTCGAAGGGCGCCCGCTCGTCCACATGCAGCACCAGCGGCCTGTCCGGCTCCGCCGTCAGCAGCGCGGGCAGCTCCTCGCGCGTGATTTCCCCGGTGCCGGAAAAGATGCGTCCCTCCGCGTCGATGGCCAGGGTGATTTCTTCGCGCGCTTCCTCGGGCACGGCGGCGGAAGATGCCGCAGGCAGCGCCACCTCCAGCACCGGCTGCGAGAAAGTGGACGCCATGATGAAAAAGATCAGCAGCAGGAACACGGCATCGATGATGGGCGTAAGGTCCAGCCCCGCGTCCACCCCGCCGAAATCGTCGTCCGCGCCGAAATCGCCGTTCATGACAAGCGCCCCGTCCCGGTGGCGACAGGTCCGGTGGCAGGTCGGGCTGTAGCATGCCCGGCTGCGGCGTCACGCCCCCCGCACGGGCACGCCACGGGGGCATCGGTGCTCCGGCGGCCTTCCGGCCGCGTGGGACCGCCGTCATGTCTCCCGTCGTACCCCCGGTCAGGTTCTCCGTCGCGGCCCCCCTCATCGCCGTGCGCGCACAGCCGTCCGCACAACTCCAGGGCCCGGTAGCTGTGCTCCACCGCCTCGATGCGGAAGCCGCGCACCTTGAGGCTGAGGTGGTAGAACACCACCAGGGTGGGAATGGCCACGCTCAGCCCGATGATGGTGGTCAGCAGCGCCTCCCAGATGCCCGCCGCCAGCATGGCCGGGTCTGCCGAGGCGCGCGATTTCGCCAGTTCGCGGAACACGTCCACCATGCCCAGCATGGTGCCCAGCAACCCCAGCAGCGGCGCCAGGATGGATATCAGCCGCAGGTACGCCAGCCCCTGCGACACCGAGGCGAAATTGCGGTGGAACAGGTATGCCACCTCTGCCCGGATGTCCTTGGAATGCTTGGCGTGGGTATGCACGATGCCGTTGATGATGCCCACCAGCGGGTTGGACGAGGCCTCGCACAGGCAGCGCAGGTATTCCTCGCCCCGCGTCTCCATGTCGTGGAGCGCGCACTTGAAGTCGCGCCCCACGAGGTGCAGGTAGATACCGTTGCGCAGCGCGAAATACAGGCTGCAACACGAAAGCACCACCAGGGCGATGCCTGCGGGCCCCAGCACGTCCACCAGTTCCTTCCAGTTCATGATGTTCACATCTCCATGGTCGCGCCGAACAGCGCCTGATCTTCGTCGACGCTGCACCGGCCCGTCATCCGCTCCACGCGCACGCGCAGCAGCGGGCTTCTGCCTGGCGTGGCGGCAAACTGTTCGCCCACGCCGGAATAGTCGCTGGTCATGACATCGCCCAGCAGGCGGAAGCCGCGCCGGATGGCCTGCGGGTCGCTGTCGAACCGGCCCTTGCCGTAACAACTCACTCCGGCCCACCAGGTCAGGGTGCGGTTGGTCAGGGTGAACTTGAGCAGCACGCGGCCGCCGCCGGAAGGGGCATCCGCGCCGTCCTGTCCCGCACCCCGTCCGTGAGCGAGCCCGGCGTCGTGCCCCGCGCCGCACAGGTTGCGCCAGGTGGTGCCGCGCGGGTTGATCATGAAGCACACCTCGTCGCCCTCGCGGTACGGCGTGGCCTCCACGGCATACGGCTCGCCCCCAGGCGAAACCGTGCAGATGGTGGCCCAGCGGACCCGGGCCACCAGGGCGCGCATTTCCGCGTCGGTCATTTCGCGCACGGGGCCTCCGCCGGGACGGTCGCGGTCCGGGCACGGTCCACCATGGCCAGGAAGGCGGCCTGCGCGTCGGCAAGGTCCTTCTGGTCGGGATGGCGCTCCGCTTCCCGGATGCGCGCGATGCGTTCCGGAGTCATGGGGTGCGCGTCCGAGGCCATCTTCTGCATCATGGCGACCACGGCAGGGTCGATGCGCCCCTGGCACAGGAACGAGCCCAGCACCTCGTTGCCCTCCATCATTTCTTCGGCGCGGTGGATGCAGTCGCGGGCATGGTCGGAATCGGGC
This DNA window, taken from Nitratidesulfovibrio sp., encodes the following:
- a CDS encoding biopolymer transporter ExbD is translated as MNGDFGADDDFGGVDAGLDLTPIIDAVFLLLIFFIMASTFSQPVLEVALPAASSAAVPEEAREEITLAIDAEGRIFSGTGEITREELPALLTAEPDRPLVLHVDERAPFEPFVKVLDEAKLARRSNVSITTKPAR
- a CDS encoding MotA/TolQ/ExbB proton channel family protein is translated as MNWKELVDVLGPAGIALVVLSCCSLYFALRNGIYLHLVGRDFKCALHDMETRGEEYLRCLCEASSNPLVGIINGIVHTHAKHSKDIRAEVAYLFHRNFASVSQGLAYLRLISILAPLLGLLGTMLGMVDVFRELAKSRASADPAMLAAGIWEALLTTIIGLSVAIPTLVVFYHLSLKVRGFRIEAVEHSYRALELCGRLCAHGDEGGRDGEPDRGYDGRHDGGPTRPEGRRSTDAPVACPCGGRDAAAGHATARPATGPVATGTGRLS
- a CDS encoding metal-dependent transcriptional regulator, whose amino-acid sequence is MSAEHTPPLSNTLEDYLVTIFHLEMERGAARSRDIADAQGVSRSTVTSALKALASRGLIEYQPYSLVRLTPQGEPLAREIAHRNMILRRLFGDVLQLDRQLAEATACRVEHAVDAQVIKRLGQFLLYLERTGLQLDRWREDYAAFMQRQPHPGPETQADPPPSPGPRVRSTRGTPEDKPDKA
- a CDS encoding flavodoxin family protein, producing the protein MKSLVVYSSRTGNTEKVARAIAASLPQPCDLCPVDEAPDLSGGAGTLGYDFVALGFWVDKGGPDAATARYMQTVKGCRVGLFGTLGAWPDSDHARDCIHRAEEMMEGNEVLGSFLCQGRIDPAVVAMMQKMASDAHPMTPERIARIREAERHPDQKDLADAQAAFLAMVDRARTATVPAEAPCAK
- a CDS encoding ABC transporter ATP-binding protein, with the translated sequence MNATVPGPAAPIPATAGAESAPFSAAPPSPPTGRHLIAALLRPLRARFALGLAGSLLARLCDLIPMALLGVVVDAVTRGQTAPETYLLYGMLVLGAFSGLAAFQCGSDYMLADVAQRLRHALRMALYGHLLRLDAGFYASRRKGDLMNVVSGDVDTLEAVVSDTLPGAVRVGMMVCGTYGWMLWLDWRLAMLLLVPVPGVAWLMVHFARRIRPQYLHARKAAGSFAGVLENSLHGVAELQAANAQDHEMERLRARSAEYRDAGIAAARTRARFIPAIFIAAGLSFALLIGGGGWLAAQGDGPSVGAYTTFVFMGMRLVLPIFAAGMVANQVQQARAALTRIDELLLARPTVVDAPDAEDLREPPRRIELRGAGYGYGEDHGNGRDGGRDGARDALHGMDLTVTEGMSVGIVGPSGAGKSTLVRLLLRLHDPKRGEVLVNGRPLAHWTLASYRSHIGYVPQDPFIFHGTVEENIRLGAPHADDAAVREAARMADAHDFIAELPDGYATFIGERGLKLSGGQRQRIALARALLRDPAVLILDEATSAVDSLTEQRIKRNLSTGFGSPQGKARDASEANSRNEHAPGPNEHAPGPNEHAPGMFAGRMVIAVAHRLSTLSDFDLVVVLDNGREVERGSPQYLLGKGGLYAEMWSPGGEA
- a CDS encoding energy transducer TonB, with the translated sequence MSPSPRNPRGDTRWRASGRAASVGTLALHAGVLLGLLLTQGLATRPTLPPLPAGVMALELRPEPAPPPAAATMPEPMAPAPAVPAPAEPRPRREVTPPRPAPRPRPERVAPRPVTAPAMAVDEAQDVAPAPDQASLSAPATAQAGAVRGTPAPGHSRGVDMPEATPMQRVLAALAELVERHKEYPRAARRAGYQGTVLMEVTLRGDGVIGNFGLAEGSAYSLLDKTTERAFARMQGMRVPGITLPGEVRVRVPVRYELH